The following are encoded together in the Bradyrhizobium sp. CCGUVB1N3 genome:
- a CDS encoding hydroxymethylglutaryl-CoA lyase, which produces MSDQVRIIEMGPRDGLQNEKTPVGVEARIAFIEALVAAGLHTVEVGAFVSPKAIPQMAGSDAVLRGVGHVANAEFHVLVPNEKGYEAARAAGAKVVSVFAAASEGFSRANINCSIAESIERFKPVVARAKADGVRVRGYVSCVLGCPFDGEIKPKAVADLAETLWDLGCYEISLGDTIGVGTPTKAKDMLRAVAANIPASHLAMHFHDTYGQALANLYAGMEEGIRVIDSAAGGLGGCPYAPGATGNVATEDVVYMLEGMGIKTGIDMDKLLAATNEMSSVLGKPPVSRVASALNAKKKRATA; this is translated from the coding sequence ATGAGCGACCAGGTCCGCATTATCGAAATGGGGCCGCGCGACGGCCTTCAGAACGAGAAGACGCCGGTCGGTGTGGAGGCGCGCATTGCCTTCATCGAGGCGCTGGTCGCAGCCGGCCTTCACACCGTCGAGGTCGGCGCCTTCGTCTCGCCGAAGGCGATCCCGCAGATGGCCGGCTCCGACGCCGTGCTGCGCGGCGTGGGCCACGTGGCGAATGCTGAATTCCACGTGCTGGTGCCGAATGAGAAGGGCTATGAGGCCGCGCGTGCAGCGGGCGCGAAGGTTGTGTCCGTGTTCGCGGCGGCCTCGGAAGGATTCTCGCGCGCCAACATCAATTGCTCGATCGCCGAGTCCATCGAGCGCTTCAAGCCGGTTGTTGCCCGCGCCAAGGCCGACGGCGTGAGGGTGCGCGGCTATGTCTCCTGCGTGTTGGGGTGCCCCTTCGACGGCGAGATCAAGCCGAAAGCCGTCGCCGATCTCGCCGAGACGCTGTGGGATCTTGGCTGCTACGAGATTTCGCTTGGCGACACCATTGGCGTCGGCACGCCGACCAAGGCGAAGGACATGCTGCGCGCGGTTGCCGCGAATATCCCGGCCTCCCATCTCGCGATGCATTTCCACGACACCTACGGCCAGGCACTCGCCAATCTCTATGCGGGAATGGAGGAGGGCATCCGCGTCATCGATTCCGCCGCCGGCGGCCTCGGCGGCTGCCCCTATGCGCCGGGCGCGACTGGCAATGTCGCGACCGAAGACGTCGTCTACATGCTCGAGGGCATGGGGATCAAAACCGGTATCGACATGGACAAGCTGCTCGCGGCCACAAACGAGATGAGCAGCGTGTTGGGCAAGCCTCCGGTGAGCCGCGTGGCGTCTGCGCTGAACGCAAAGAAGAAGCGGGCGACGGCGTAG
- a CDS encoding IS481 family transposase, producing the protein MNVHKNAPLTPKGREAMVRSVVEGGLSQADAAHQFNTTPKTVAKWIRRFRGEGVEGLRDRSSRPHSSPSQTPPATCAAVEALRRQRHTGKQIAAKVKVSPATVSRILRRLGLSRIRDLEPVEPVRRYERGRPGELIHIDIKKLGRFVRPGHRITGDRQKGESRGAGHEFVHVAIDDTSRLAFTQIRRDQRKESAIAFLTDAVASYRSLGMKVTGIMTDNGSCYRAKAFRRACGKLGLKHIFTRPYRPQTNGKAERFIQTALREWAYARAYDTSDQRAKDLPIWLHHYNWHRPHGSLKSKPPISRLALHEDDLLRFHS; encoded by the coding sequence ATGAACGTCCACAAGAATGCGCCTTTGACGCCCAAAGGTCGAGAGGCGATGGTGCGAAGCGTGGTGGAAGGCGGGTTGAGCCAGGCCGACGCAGCCCATCAGTTCAATACGACACCCAAGACCGTCGCCAAGTGGATCAGGCGGTTCCGCGGGGAAGGTGTGGAGGGTTTGCGCGACCGCTCGTCGCGACCTCATTCATCGCCAAGCCAAACCCCGCCAGCCACGTGCGCCGCCGTCGAAGCGTTGCGCCGGCAGCGCCACACCGGCAAGCAGATCGCCGCCAAGGTCAAGGTGTCACCAGCCACCGTCAGCCGCATTCTTCGCCGCTTGGGATTAAGCCGGATACGCGATCTGGAGCCGGTCGAGCCAGTGCGCCGCTACGAGCGCGGGCGTCCCGGCGAGCTCATCCACATCGACATCAAGAAGCTCGGCAGATTCGTAAGACCCGGACACCGCATCACCGGCGATCGTCAGAAGGGCGAGAGCCGCGGCGCTGGCCACGAGTTCGTCCACGTCGCCATCGACGACACTTCGCGCCTTGCCTTCACCCAAATCCGGCGCGATCAGAGGAAGGAGAGCGCCATCGCCTTTCTCACTGACGCCGTCGCCTCCTACCGGAGCCTCGGCATGAAGGTCACCGGCATCATGACCGACAACGGCTCCTGCTATCGCGCCAAAGCCTTCCGCAGGGCATGCGGGAAGCTCGGTCTCAAGCACATCTTCACCAGACCCTACAGGCCGCAGACAAACGGCAAGGCCGAGCGTTTCATCCAGACCGCCCTGCGCGAGTGGGCTTATGCTCGTGCCTACGATACCTCCGATCAGCGCGCCAAGGACCTGCCGATCTGGCTCCATCACTACAATTGGCATCGCCCGCACGGCAGCCTCAAATCCAAACCACCTATCAGCCGCCTCGCTCTCCACGAGGACGACCTCCTGAGATTCCACAGCTAA
- a CDS encoding glycoside hydrolase domain-containing protein — translation MTVIDTNTNCLNAIDTLRARGVTAVGRYYRVVHPEWRLTEAEAQRLSAAGIKIFTVYEDRGHNLTLTVAQGKTDGQNALAQATEIGQPAGTPIYFAVEGLPNGYVESDLPAIRDYFAGVRQAIGTKYQLGVYSDGIVCETLLNEGICSYTWLSASKSFAGTRDFYRSGRWNLAQTTPLDQNWDGLSVDVNEAKVDFGACTVAGAPAVGAAAPLFAVRAGGATAGGGNFYTDVIMSDPRFNSSKRIADPELLEPVTRELVQAIIDDAGANGLKLMIFETYRSQARQIALFNQGATKLRQVGVHHFGLACDLVKDINGQPSWKGDFSLLGSLAKHHRLIWGGDWGTPGSVHTFIDDDHVQRASLGRQARLFSGDWYPDASYDPYDDLR, via the coding sequence ATGACGGTGATCGACACGAACACCAATTGTCTTAACGCGATTGACACGCTTCGGGCCCGAGGCGTCACCGCCGTCGGCCGCTACTATCGGGTGGTTCATCCGGAGTGGCGTCTCACGGAGGCGGAGGCGCAAAGGCTCAGCGCGGCAGGGATCAAGATTTTCACGGTCTATGAAGACCGGGGCCACAACCTCACCCTGACTGTGGCGCAGGGAAAGACTGACGGCCAGAATGCGCTCGCGCAAGCAACCGAGATTGGTCAGCCCGCAGGAACACCAATCTATTTCGCAGTAGAGGGGCTGCCGAACGGTTATGTCGAGTCCGACCTGCCTGCCATCAGGGACTACTTCGCCGGCGTCAGGCAAGCGATCGGGACGAAATATCAGCTCGGCGTCTACAGCGACGGCATTGTCTGCGAGACCCTTCTGAACGAAGGGATCTGCTCTTACACGTGGTTGTCGGCCTCAAAGTCCTTCGCGGGAACGCGCGACTTCTATCGCTCGGGACGTTGGAACCTCGCGCAGACCACGCCGCTCGATCAGAACTGGGATGGGCTGAGCGTCGACGTCAATGAAGCCAAGGTCGATTTCGGTGCGTGCACGGTCGCGGGCGCGCCGGCGGTTGGCGCTGCCGCGCCATTGTTCGCGGTCCGCGCTGGCGGAGCAACCGCTGGCGGAGGCAATTTCTATACTGACGTCATTATGAGCGATCCTCGGTTCAACAGCTCGAAGCGGATCGCAGATCCAGAGCTTCTGGAGCCTGTCACCAGGGAGCTCGTACAAGCAATCATCGACGACGCTGGGGCAAATGGCCTGAAGTTGATGATCTTTGAAACCTATCGCAGCCAGGCGCGTCAGATCGCATTGTTCAATCAAGGCGCAACCAAGCTCAGGCAAGTCGGCGTCCACCACTTCGGGCTCGCTTGCGATCTCGTCAAGGATATCAATGGTCAGCCATCTTGGAAGGGCGACTTCTCGCTGCTGGGATCGCTCGCCAAGCATCATAGGCTGATTTGGGGAGGCGACTGGGGTACCCCTGGCAGCGTTCACACGTTCATCGATGACGATCACGTCCAGCGCGCGAGCCTGGGACGCCAGGCTCGCCTGTTCTCCGGTGACTGGTATCCCGATGCGAGCTACGATCCGTACGATGATTTGCGATAG
- a CDS encoding DUF2273 domain-containing protein, which yields MPDTQPNSQSKPQPRPPGDNRRGAIAGLIIAVVILGVGLWLARDLTAASKMQDCLMSGRTNCNVIEPAR from the coding sequence ATGCCCGATACCCAGCCCAACTCGCAATCAAAGCCGCAGCCAAGGCCGCCCGGCGATAATCGCCGCGGCGCCATCGCCGGACTGATCATTGCCGTCGTCATCCTCGGCGTCGGCCTTTGGCTGGCGCGCGATCTCACCGCCGCCAGCAAGATGCAGGATTGCCTGATGTCGGGACGCACGAATTGCAACGTGATCGAGCCGGCGCGCTAA
- a CDS encoding TRAP transporter small permease encodes MMHGPLPDRDDPVDAAARHGLAAALDRVLAVLNSIIVVLAALALVAACAILSYSVLSRALFKAANYWQDEAAVFLLVGATFMTAAYVQQNRGHIGIEAFVGLLSPLANRIRLWLVDAVTLLFCAFFTWKSWTLTHEAYVDGQVSNSMWSPPLAIPYGLMALGMSLLCVQIIVQLALPFTGAKRR; translated from the coding sequence CTGATGCACGGTCCGCTTCCGGATCGTGACGACCCGGTCGATGCCGCCGCACGCCACGGGCTAGCGGCGGCGCTCGATCGCGTGCTCGCCGTCCTCAACAGCATCATCGTGGTGCTGGCCGCACTCGCGCTGGTCGCCGCCTGCGCGATCCTGAGCTACAGCGTGCTCAGCCGCGCGCTCTTCAAGGCCGCCAATTACTGGCAGGACGAGGCGGCCGTTTTCCTGCTGGTCGGCGCCACCTTCATGACGGCGGCCTATGTGCAGCAAAATCGCGGCCATATCGGCATCGAGGCCTTTGTCGGGCTGTTGTCGCCGCTCGCGAACAGGATCCGGCTCTGGCTGGTCGACGCCGTCACGCTGCTGTTCTGCGCCTTCTTCACCTGGAAGTCCTGGACTCTCACCCACGAGGCCTATGTCGACGGCCAGGTCTCGAATTCGATGTGGTCGCCGCCGCTCGCCATTCCCTACGGCCTGATGGCGCTCGGCATGAGCCTGCTTTGCGTGCAGATCATCGTGCAGCTCGCCCTTCCCTTCACCGGAGCCAAGCGCCGATGA
- a CDS encoding DUF6481 family protein — MSGFREPGFADRQKAALEARKNLLNKFKSQPGQDDPGVAARRAEREAIAAKRAEIKSAREAEKAEHRRREEEAAAAEAARIAREAEETSAKLAELEAEQKAKRDARYAARKAKGKRK, encoded by the coding sequence ATGAGTGGATTCAGGGAACCCGGCTTCGCAGACCGGCAAAAGGCGGCACTGGAAGCCCGCAAAAATCTTTTGAACAAATTCAAATCGCAGCCGGGGCAAGACGACCCCGGGGTCGCGGCGCGGCGTGCCGAGCGCGAGGCGATTGCCGCCAAGCGTGCCGAGATAAAGTCGGCACGCGAGGCAGAAAAAGCCGAGCATAGGCGCCGCGAGGAAGAAGCCGCGGCCGCGGAGGCCGCGCGGATTGCGCGCGAGGCTGAGGAAACGTCCGCCAAACTGGCCGAGCTCGAAGCCGAGCAGAAGGCCAAGCGCGACGCGCGCTACGCCGCCCGCAAGGCCAAAGGCAAGCGGAAGTAG
- a CDS encoding acetyl/propionyl/methylcrotonyl-CoA carboxylase subunit alpha yields the protein MDRSNLYRRFRTLLIANRGEIACRVIRTARTMGLRTVAVYSEADRDAMHVALADEAVLLGPARARDSYLNVERLIEAARKTGAEAVHPGYGFLSENAEFARACLDAGLVFVGPTAGMMTAMGSKSGSKALMEKAGVPLVPGYHGEAQDEATLAKAADKIGFPVLVKASAGGGGRGMRIVRSAAELGAAIVSAKREAKAAFGDDTMLIEKYVDNPRHIEVQVIGDSHGNLLSLFERECTLQRRHQKVIEEAPSPTLNATQREAVCAAARKAAGAVNYVGAGTIEFVSDGKDVFFIEMNTRLQVEHPVTELITGIDLVEWQLRVAFGEALPLKQNDIRLNGHAIEARVYAENPTKNFMPSVGRISTWRLPEDAGGLRIDAGYREGDTVSPYYDAMLAKMIAWAPTRDAAIERLNRGLENSDVRGIVTNIPFLSALMTHPKVRSNAIDTGFIERELAGLTAVGAAPGELELCAAVAAIVNEERRTAQDDANSPWRTFGWQPVGRRQRSFAFRVGHGSEQRISLNYGSGPSTLVIGERELAFAMAPKEGGFDLTLDGVKSSVTAVIDGHELYLRTRNGRFELHWVDPFGGESEEHVGEDKIAAPLPGTVVAVLAEEGAELEKGAAILTLEVMKMEQTLRAPFAGVLKAIKCKVGDIVQEGVELAEVEPIGE from the coding sequence ATGGACCGCTCAAACCTCTACCGGCGCTTTCGCACGCTCCTGATCGCCAACCGCGGCGAGATCGCCTGCCGCGTCATTCGCACCGCGCGCACCATGGGCCTGCGCACAGTCGCCGTCTATTCCGAGGCTGACCGCGACGCCATGCATGTCGCGCTCGCCGACGAGGCCGTGCTGCTCGGGCCCGCGCGCGCGCGGGATAGCTATCTCAACGTCGAGCGACTGATCGAAGCCGCGCGAAAGACCGGCGCCGAAGCGGTGCATCCCGGCTATGGCTTCCTGTCGGAGAATGCCGAATTCGCGCGGGCCTGCTTGGATGCCGGATTGGTCTTTGTCGGCCCGACTGCCGGAATGATGACGGCGATGGGCTCGAAATCGGGCTCAAAGGCGCTGATGGAGAAGGCTGGCGTGCCACTGGTGCCGGGCTATCACGGCGAGGCGCAGGACGAGGCGACGCTCGCAAAGGCTGCCGACAAGATCGGCTTTCCGGTGCTGGTGAAGGCTTCCGCGGGCGGTGGTGGCCGCGGCATGCGCATCGTACGCTCGGCCGCCGAGCTCGGAGCTGCGATCGTTAGCGCCAAGCGGGAAGCAAAAGCCGCGTTCGGTGACGACACGATGCTGATCGAGAAATATGTCGACAATCCCCGTCATATCGAAGTCCAGGTAATCGGCGACAGCCACGGCAATCTGTTGTCGCTGTTCGAGCGCGAATGCACTCTCCAGCGACGGCACCAGAAGGTGATCGAGGAAGCGCCGTCGCCGACGCTGAATGCCACCCAGCGCGAGGCCGTCTGCGCCGCCGCGCGCAAGGCGGCCGGTGCGGTGAACTATGTCGGCGCCGGCACCATCGAGTTCGTTTCGGACGGCAAGGACGTGTTCTTCATCGAGATGAACACGCGTCTCCAGGTCGAGCATCCCGTGACCGAACTGATCACCGGGATCGATCTTGTCGAGTGGCAGTTGCGCGTTGCATTCGGCGAGGCGCTGCCGCTGAAGCAGAATGATATCCGCCTGAACGGGCACGCCATCGAAGCGCGTGTCTACGCGGAGAATCCGACCAAGAACTTCATGCCCTCGGTCGGCAGGATCTCGACCTGGCGTTTACCCGAGGACGCCGGCGGCTTGCGCATCGACGCCGGCTATCGTGAAGGCGATACTGTCTCGCCCTACTATGACGCAATGCTCGCCAAGATGATCGCGTGGGCGCCGACGCGGGATGCGGCGATCGAGCGGTTGAACCGCGGGCTAGAGAATTCCGACGTCCGCGGCATCGTCACGAACATTCCGTTCCTCTCGGCGCTGATGACGCATCCGAAGGTGCGATCGAACGCGATCGATACCGGCTTCATCGAGCGGGAGCTGGCTGGGTTGACCGCGGTGGGCGCTGCGCCCGGCGAGCTCGAGTTGTGTGCGGCCGTTGCAGCCATCGTCAATGAGGAACGTAGAACCGCTCAAGACGATGCGAATTCACCCTGGCGGACCTTTGGCTGGCAGCCGGTCGGACGCCGCCAGCGCAGCTTTGCCTTCCGCGTCGGCCACGGGTCGGAGCAGAGGATTTCGCTGAACTACGGCAGCGGTCCCTCGACGCTCGTCATCGGTGAGCGGGAGCTGGCTTTCGCGATGGCGCCGAAAGAGGGTGGATTCGATTTGACGCTCGACGGCGTCAAATCATCGGTCACCGCTGTGATTGATGGTCACGAGCTCTATCTGCGCACCCGCAACGGGCGGTTCGAGCTGCACTGGGTGGATCCGTTCGGCGGCGAGAGCGAGGAGCATGTCGGCGAGGACAAGATCGCGGCGCCGTTGCCGGGCACGGTCGTGGCGGTGCTCGCGGAGGAGGGTGCCGAGCTCGAAAAGGGCGCGGCAATCCTGACGCTCGAAGTCATGAAGATGGAGCAGACGCTGCGCGCGCCGTTTGCCGGCGTTCTGAAAGCAATCAAGTGCAAGGTCGGCGACATCGTGCAGGAGGGCGTCGAGCTTGCCGAGGTCGAGCCGATCGGCGAGTGA
- a CDS encoding TRAP transporter large permease produces the protein MSVFGIGLSYGLATLFAMFSGMPIAFALGAVAVVFMGIYMPAASLDTVTQNVYEEMASITLLSIPLFILKGAAIGKSRAGQDLYSALHAWLHRVPGGLGVANVFACALFAAMAGSSPATCSAIGSAGIPEMRKRGYSGGFAAGIIAAGGTLGILLPPSITMILFAVAAEKSLGRLFLAGIGPGLLLVSLFGAYAVIRFRQEYAAAEAAYNKGGPEAAILTRDEFTLAERFSVLPRVIPFVLLLTGVMIALYGGYATPSETAGLGGLLALALIAMIYGVWRPTDLGPIMKSTIRESTMLMMIIGMSLLYSYVMSYLHISQSAAESIVAMHLPRWGLLFAILAMVIVLGFFLPPVSIILMTAPIILPPLRAANFDIIWFGVVMTIVMEMGLIHPPVGLNIFVIRNVAPDIPLSEVIWGTLPFVLLMMGAVLLLCFVPEISTWLPDLVMGPDGSR, from the coding sequence ATGAGCGTGTTCGGTATCGGCCTGTCCTATGGGCTGGCGACGCTGTTTGCGATGTTTTCCGGCATGCCGATCGCGTTCGCGCTCGGCGCGGTCGCGGTCGTCTTCATGGGCATCTACATGCCCGCGGCCTCGCTCGATACGGTGACGCAGAACGTCTACGAGGAAATGGCCTCGATCACGCTGCTGTCGATCCCGCTCTTCATCCTGAAGGGTGCGGCGATCGGCAAGTCGCGCGCCGGCCAGGATCTCTACTCGGCCCTGCATGCCTGGCTGCATCGCGTGCCCGGCGGCCTCGGCGTCGCCAACGTCTTCGCCTGCGCGCTGTTCGCCGCGATGGCCGGCTCCTCGCCTGCGACCTGCTCGGCGATCGGCTCGGCCGGCATTCCCGAGATGCGCAAGCGCGGCTATTCCGGTGGCTTTGCCGCAGGGATCATCGCCGCCGGCGGCACGCTCGGCATTCTTTTGCCGCCCTCGATCACCATGATCCTGTTTGCGGTCGCCGCGGAAAAATCGCTCGGGCGGCTCTTCCTCGCCGGCATCGGCCCCGGGCTTTTGCTGGTCAGCCTGTTCGGCGCCTATGCCGTGATCCGCTTCCGCCAGGAATATGCTGCGGCCGAAGCCGCCTACAACAAGGGCGGCCCTGAGGCTGCGATCCTGACCCGCGATGAGTTCACGCTCGCTGAACGTTTCAGCGTGCTGCCGCGCGTCATTCCGTTCGTGCTGCTGCTCACAGGCGTCATGATCGCGCTCTATGGCGGCTATGCGACGCCGTCGGAGACTGCGGGTCTGGGCGGTCTCCTCGCGCTCGCGCTGATCGCGATGATCTACGGTGTCTGGCGGCCGACCGATCTCGGGCCGATCATGAAGTCGACGATCCGGGAATCGACCATGTTGATGATGATCATCGGCATGTCGCTGCTCTATTCCTACGTGATGAGCTATCTGCACATCTCGCAGTCGGCCGCCGAATCCATCGTCGCGATGCATCTGCCGCGCTGGGGCCTGCTGTTCGCGATCCTCGCCATGGTGATCGTGCTCGGCTTCTTCCTTCCGCCGGTCTCGATCATCCTGATGACCGCACCGATCATCCTGCCGCCCTTACGTGCCGCCAATTTCGACATCATCTGGTTTGGCGTCGTCATGACCATCGTGATGGAGATGGGGCTGATCCACCCGCCAGTCGGTCTCAACATCTTCGTCATCCGCAATGTCGCGCCTGATATCCCCCTGAGCGAGGTGATCTGGGGCACGCTGCCCTTCGTGCTGTTGATGATGGGCGCCGTGCTCCTGCTGTGCTTCGTGCCGGAGATCTCGACCTGGCTGCCGGACCTCGTGATGGGGCCGGATGGGAGCAGGTGA
- a CDS encoding pentapeptide MXKDX repeat protein gives MTIRTRIALGVSAAALSLSLALAPAAFAQDKMGKDEAMKKDTMSKDGMKKDSMSKDDGMKKDTMSKDGMKKDDGMMKKN, from the coding sequence ATGACCATTCGCACCCGCATCGCGCTCGGCGTCTCCGCTGCCGCTCTCTCGCTCAGCCTGGCGCTTGCGCCGGCTGCCTTCGCTCAAGACAAGATGGGCAAGGACGAGGCCATGAAGAAGGACACGATGTCCAAGGATGGCATGAAGAAGGATTCCATGTCGAAGGATGACGGCATGAAGAAGGACACGATGTCCAAGGACGGGATGAAGAAAGACGACGGCATGATGAAGAAGAACTGA
- the dctP gene encoding TRAP transporter substrate-binding protein DctP has product MFTRRHLLATAVAAPAILRFSIGTAHAATTLKISHQFPGGTIDKGDFRDRLCRMFAAEVAKRSNGDIAAEIYPNSSLIKTNAQFSAMRKGALDISLYPMPYAGGELPETNIGLMPGLVTTYDQGMRWKKEPVGKALSDFLADKGIILLSWIWQAGGVASRSKAIVAPEDAKGMKVRGGSREMDMVLQTAGASVLSVPSNEIYAAMQTGACDAGITSSTSLISFRLEEVAKSLTSGAGASYWFMLEPLMMSKAIFDKLPKNHQSILLAVGTELEAFGRKGAQDDDVEVAKVYAKAGAKVSALDAATVGKWREIARDTAWKDYGAKTATSASLLKLASEVSA; this is encoded by the coding sequence ATGTTCACGCGACGTCACCTTCTCGCGACGGCTGTTGCCGCGCCCGCCATTCTCCGCTTCAGCATCGGGACCGCGCATGCCGCGACCACGCTGAAGATTTCGCACCAATTCCCGGGCGGCACGATCGACAAGGGCGACTTCCGCGACCGTCTCTGTCGCATGTTTGCCGCCGAGGTCGCCAAGCGCAGTAATGGCGACATCGCCGCCGAGATTTATCCGAACTCCTCGCTGATCAAGACCAACGCGCAGTTCTCAGCAATGCGCAAGGGTGCGCTCGATATCTCGCTCTATCCGATGCCCTATGCCGGCGGCGAACTGCCGGAGACCAATATCGGCCTGATGCCGGGCCTCGTTACGACCTACGACCAGGGCATGCGCTGGAAGAAGGAGCCGGTTGGCAAGGCGCTCTCCGACTTCCTCGCCGACAAGGGCATCATCCTGCTCTCCTGGATCTGGCAGGCCGGCGGCGTCGCCAGCCGCTCGAAGGCGATCGTTGCTCCCGAAGATGCCAAGGGCATGAAGGTGCGTGGCGGCTCGCGCGAGATGGACATGGTGCTGCAGACCGCCGGCGCGTCCGTCCTCTCGGTGCCCTCGAACGAAATCTATGCAGCGATGCAGACCGGCGCTTGCGATGCCGGCATCACCTCCTCCACCAGCCTGATCTCGTTCCGCCTGGAGGAAGTCGCAAAATCGCTGACCTCGGGCGCGGGCGCCTCCTACTGGTTCATGCTCGAACCCCTGATGATGTCGAAAGCGATCTTCGACAAGCTGCCGAAGAACCATCAGAGCATTTTGCTTGCGGTTGGCACCGAGCTCGAAGCCTTCGGCCGCAAGGGCGCCCAGGATGACGACGTCGAGGTCGCCAAGGTCTACGCGAAGGCCGGCGCCAAGGTCAGCGCGCTCGATGCGGCAACCGTCGGCAAGTGGCGCGAGATCGCCCGCGATACCGCCTGGAAGGACTATGGCGCGAAGACCGCGACTTCGGCGAGCCTGCTCAAGCTCGCCTCCGAAGTCTCGGCCTGA
- a CDS encoding transglycosylase SLT domain-containing protein — MRSCTRLSWVLYAAPLCLVVLAAGPVRAGAADDAAAALDVTGAVMSDSVEAPSAADAEPFPARASVRALIEKEAAKTKLPPDIAEAVVFVESRYDSTVIGRVGEIGLMQVRPETAAMLGFKGTTAELARPDINIHYGVTYLARAWRLAQGDLCRALMKYRAGHGEETMTARSVIYCNRARNRLIAMSSPFATPGATTAVAPDPEPARAVASAKPQARPSPVKPTDVYATYKHGTAAASRAFWAAHEARVRAIKARIETRWRRVASR; from the coding sequence ATGAGGTCTTGCACGCGCCTGTCATGGGTCCTGTACGCCGCGCCGCTCTGCCTGGTGGTGCTCGCGGCCGGCCCGGTGCGCGCAGGCGCGGCGGATGACGCGGCGGCCGCGCTCGATGTTACCGGCGCGGTCATGTCGGACAGTGTCGAAGCTCCATCAGCCGCGGATGCCGAGCCGTTTCCGGCGCGCGCGTCCGTTCGCGCGCTGATCGAGAAGGAGGCCGCGAAGACGAAATTGCCGCCCGATATCGCGGAAGCCGTCGTCTTCGTCGAAAGCCGCTACGATTCCACGGTGATCGGCCGCGTCGGCGAGATCGGGCTGATGCAGGTCAGACCCGAGACGGCGGCCATGCTCGGCTTCAAAGGCACCACGGCCGAGCTCGCCAGACCCGACATCAATATCCACTACGGCGTGACCTATCTCGCCAGGGCCTGGCGGCTGGCCCAGGGCGACCTGTGCCGCGCGCTGATGAAATACCGCGCCGGGCACGGCGAAGAGACCATGACGGCGCGCTCCGTGATCTACTGCAATCGCGCGCGCAACCGCCTCATCGCGATGAGCTCGCCGTTCGCGACACCGGGTGCGACGACGGCCGTAGCGCCGGATCCCGAGCCCGCGCGGGCCGTCGCGAGCGCGAAACCGCAAGCACGTCCATCACCGGTCAAGCCGACCGACGTCTATGCGACCTACAAGCACGGCACGGCGGCGGCCAGCCGCGCATTCTGGGCCGCGCATGAAGCGCGCGTCCGCGCGATCAAGGCGCGGATCGAGACCAGATGGCGGCGGGTGGCGTCGCGTTAG